A genomic segment from Gossypium hirsutum isolate 1008001.06 chromosome D04, Gossypium_hirsutum_v2.1, whole genome shotgun sequence encodes:
- the LOC107899321 gene encoding protein SRG1 isoform X1, with amino-acid sequence MGSNGNFLDNEEAPTYAPSIPVPNVQELVRKDPLQVPQRYVREVEDRPKDTDTSYLSSVIPVIDLSLLFMGNNEELTKLDLACLEWGFFQVVNHGVAKQVSQKMKDAAAEFFELSLEEKNKYAMPSDDIQGYGHAYVVSEDQILDWSDALILLVHPSHYRKLKFWPNSPKGLQEIIEEYSNAIRKVATELFQSFSLIMEMDKEALLGLHKQLVQAYRVNYYPPCSKPDQVLGVSPHSDTSTITILMQEDDVCGLQIKHNNEWVPVNPIPDALVVNVGDVFEIWSNGKYKSVEHRAVANYNKARISYASFMFPHDEVEIGPLSHMVDSKTKQQLFKKVRYGEYLRSSMNKKMEGKAHTQMAKIEG; translated from the exons ATGGGTTCAAATGGAAACTTTCTAGACAATGAAGAGGCACCCACTTATGCTCCATCAATTCCAGTTCCTAATGTTCAAGAGCTGGTGAGGAAGGATCCTTTGCAGGTTCCACAAAGATATGTTAGGGAAGTGGAAGATAGGCCAAAAGATACTGATACGTCATATCTTTCTTCAGTTATTCCTGTCATTGATTTGTCTTTGCTGTTTATGGGAAACAATGAGGAGCTAACCAAACTGGATCTGGCTTGCCTAGAATGGGGTTTCTTTCAG GTGGTAAATCATGGAGTTGCAAAGCAAGTATCGCAGAAAATGAAGGATGCTGCAGCTGAGTTTTTTGAGCTTTCACTAGAAGAGAAAAACAAATATGCCATGCCCTCAGACGATATACAAGGGTATGGGCATGCATATGTCGTTTCCGAAGATCAAATACTGGACTGGTCGGATGCACTCATACTTTTGGTTCACCCCTCACATTATAGGAAGCTCAAGTTTTGGCCCAATTCACCAAAAGGGCTCCA GGAAATCATAGAAGAATATTCAAATGCAATCCGAAAAGTTGCAACTGAGCTCTTTCAATCATTTTCTCTGATCATGGAAATGGACAAGGAAGCTCTGCTTGGACTGCATAAACAATTGGTGCAAGCTTACAGAGTAAACTACTACCCTCCCTGCTCCAAACCGGACCAAGTACTAGGTGTTAGCCCACATTCAGACACAAGCACCATAACCATACTTATGCAGGAAGATGATGTGTGTGGATTGCAGATTAAGCATAACAACGAGTGGGTTCCGGTTAATCCAATCCCAGATGCACTGGTGGTGAATGTCGGCGATGTCTTTGAG ATATGGAGTAATGGCAAGTACAAGAGTGTTGAGCACAGAGCAGTTGCAAATTATAATAAGGCAAGAATATCTTATGCATCATTCATGTTTCCGCACGATGAGGTAGAGATTGGGCCCCTAAGTCACATGGTCGACTCAAAAACAAAACAGCAGCTTTTTAAAAAAGTGAGATATGGGGAGTATTTGAGAAGCTCCATGAATAAAAAAATGGAGGGCAAAGCACATACCCAGATGGCTAAGATTGAAGGTTAA
- the LOC107899321 gene encoding S-norcoclaurine synthase 1 isoform X2 produces the protein MGSNGNFLDNEEAPTYAPSIPVPNVQELVRKDPLQVPQRYVREVEDRPKDTDTSYLSSVIPVIDLSLLFMGNNEELTKLDLACLEWGFFQVVNHGVAKQVSQKMKDAAAEFFELSLEEKNKYAMPSDDIQGYGHAYVVSEDQILDWSDALILLVHPSHYRKLKFWPNSPKGLQEIIEEYSNAIRKVATELFQSFSLIMEMDKEALLGLHKQLVQAYRIKHNNEWVPVNPIPDALVVNVGDVFEIWSNGKYKSVEHRAVANYNKARISYASFMFPHDEVEIGPLSHMVDSKTKQQLFKKVRYGEYLRSSMNKKMEGKAHTQMAKIEG, from the exons ATGGGTTCAAATGGAAACTTTCTAGACAATGAAGAGGCACCCACTTATGCTCCATCAATTCCAGTTCCTAATGTTCAAGAGCTGGTGAGGAAGGATCCTTTGCAGGTTCCACAAAGATATGTTAGGGAAGTGGAAGATAGGCCAAAAGATACTGATACGTCATATCTTTCTTCAGTTATTCCTGTCATTGATTTGTCTTTGCTGTTTATGGGAAACAATGAGGAGCTAACCAAACTGGATCTGGCTTGCCTAGAATGGGGTTTCTTTCAG GTGGTAAATCATGGAGTTGCAAAGCAAGTATCGCAGAAAATGAAGGATGCTGCAGCTGAGTTTTTTGAGCTTTCACTAGAAGAGAAAAACAAATATGCCATGCCCTCAGACGATATACAAGGGTATGGGCATGCATATGTCGTTTCCGAAGATCAAATACTGGACTGGTCGGATGCACTCATACTTTTGGTTCACCCCTCACATTATAGGAAGCTCAAGTTTTGGCCCAATTCACCAAAAGGGCTCCA GGAAATCATAGAAGAATATTCAAATGCAATCCGAAAAGTTGCAACTGAGCTCTTTCAATCATTTTCTCTGATCATGGAAATGGACAAGGAAGCTCTGCTTGGACTGCATAAACAATTGGTGCAAGCTTACAGA ATTAAGCATAACAACGAGTGGGTTCCGGTTAATCCAATCCCAGATGCACTGGTGGTGAATGTCGGCGATGTCTTTGAG ATATGGAGTAATGGCAAGTACAAGAGTGTTGAGCACAGAGCAGTTGCAAATTATAATAAGGCAAGAATATCTTATGCATCATTCATGTTTCCGCACGATGAGGTAGAGATTGGGCCCCTAAGTCACATGGTCGACTCAAAAACAAAACAGCAGCTTTTTAAAAAAGTGAGATATGGGGAGTATTTGAGAAGCTCCATGAATAAAAAAATGGAGGGCAAAGCACATACCCAGATGGCTAAGATTGAAGGTTAA
- the LOC107898408 gene encoding thaumatin-like protein, whose product MPVSSILLSFFLYLLALSSISDGEQVILVNNCKESIWPGVLGSAGQSTPKNGGFHLGSGEEVVLDVPQKWSGRIWARQGCNFNSNGKGSCDTGDCSGRLQCQGTGGTPPATVIEMTLGSSSSPLHFYDVSLVDGFNLPVLMKPVGGGIGCGVASCEVDLNVCCPSALEVKKGAKVVGCKSACLAMQSAKYCCTGEYGNPKTCKPTLFAHLFKAICPKAYSYAFDDSSSLNKCRASRYVITFCPPK is encoded by the exons ATGCCAGTATCTTCGATTTTGCTTTCTTTCTTCCTATATTTGTTAGCACTTTCCTCCATTTCAG ATGGAGAGCAAGTTATACTTGTGAACAACTGCAAGGAAAGCATTTGGCCCGGGGTACTTGGCAGTGCAGGTCAGTCCACTCCTAAAAATGGTGGATTCCATCTTGGTAGTGGTGAAGAAGTAGTTCTTGACGTTCCACAGAAATGGTCTGGGAGGATATGGGCCAGGCAAGGTTGTAATTTCAACAGTAATGGCAAGGGTTCTTGTGATACTGGTGACTGCTCCGGACGACTTCAGTGCCAAGGAACAGGCGGTACACCGCCTGCAACCGTGATAGAAATGACTCTTGGGTCATCTTCTTCACCACTGCATTTCTATGATGTAAGTTTGGTTGATGGCTTTAATTTGCCTGTTTTGATGAAACCGGTCGGAGGCGGAATCGGTTGTGGAGTTGCATCATGTGAAGTTGATTTGAACGTTTGCTGCCCATCAGCATTGGAAGTGAAGAAAGGAGCCAAGGTGGTGGGATGTAAGAGTGCCTGCTTGGCCATGCAATCAGCTAAATATTGCTGCACTGGGGAGTATGGAAATCCAAAGACGTGCAAGCCAACGCTTTTCGCCCACCTCTTCAAGGCTATTTGCCCAAAGGCCTATAGCTATGCTTTTGATGACTCTAGCAGCCTTAACAAATGCAGGGCTTCCCGTTATGTAATCACTTTCTGCCCTCCTAAATGA